The genomic window AACTTCGAGGGGGCGATCGGCCTCGTCGAGGCGTTCGTCGAGGACACGCCCGTCGCCGGCATCTGTCTCGGCCAGCAGATCGTCGCCGAGGCGCTCGGCGGCACCACCGAGAAGATGACCTTCGGCCACCGCGGTGTCAACCAGCCCGTCCTCGACCTCGAGTCCGGGCAGGTCGTCATGACCACCCAGAACCACGGCTACACGGTCGCCGAGCCGGGTGAGCACCTCGAGGTCACCCAGATTAACGTCAACGACGACACGCCGGAAGGGATCGACGGCATCGAGTACGACGTGATCACCCGCCAGTACCACCCCGAAGCGAACCCCGGCCCCGAAGACACCCTCGACTTCTTCGACGACGTGCTCGCCATGGCTTCCGAGCGAGCGGACACGCAGGCGGTTCCCGCCGACGACTGAACGTCGCCACTGACCGCCGACTGCAGCCGTTTTCCTATCCGTTTTGCTGCAACTGATCGACACCGGTAGCGCCGGTTCCGGTTCCATCTCGAGACGGAACCGTCCCCTGCCCGAGTCGATCCCTGGTCCGACGAGATGGCCGCCCGCGAGGCGGGCTGATCGCCGCTCGAGGTTGCGTTCCGCGCTTGCCGTCTCAGAAGTCGCCAGTAATGATGTTCGCGACGCGCTCGCGGTCGAACAGCGTCGCGTCCGCGAACGCGTCGGGGTAGATGTCTTTCGCGGCACGTTCGGTCTGGTAAAAGTTGATGATCGGTCCCTGGTCGAGGTAGCCGCCGTTGTAGACGGCTCCGTCCTGGACCGCCGTCACTTCGCTCGCGGCGGGATCCTCCCGCAGCGGTTCGATGATCGACTCCCGGAACGCCGACTCGGAGACGCCCTCCTGTCCGCGGACCAGTAGCACGTCGGGATCGACCTCGATGATCGTCTCGAGGTCGACCGTGCCGCCGTCGCCGGTGTAGTGGCCCACGTCGCTGGCCACGAGCGCGTCGGTCAGGCCGAGATCGCGCCACTGCTTGGTGCTGACCCCGCCGTCGTCGAACCGGTAGGGATGAAACTCCGTCGGCGGCAGGTCGGCCGGATAGACGAGCATCGCGTTCGGTCGCTCCTCGGCCGGCAGTCGCTCGTCGATCGTCGCGAGCATCTCGTCGTGGAGGTCGACGAACGCCTCGTAGCGCTCTCGTGCCTGAAAGACTTCGGCCATCAGTTCGAAGGCCTCGTAGAGGTCGTAGTACCGGTAGTCGTGCCACTCGTCGCTGCGTCGCCGGATGAAGTTGCCGAAGAAGGGACCAAGGGCCGTTTCGATCTCCTCGACGTCGGACTCGCTCCAGCCGTACCAGTTGAGCAACTGGTTCGGCTCCATGAAGTGGGCCTCGGCTTCCAGCTCGTAGAACAGTTCCTTATCGACGCCGTTGTCGTTTAGCTGCCGAACCGCGGACTCGTCGAACTCCACGCCCGGAAGCTCGTCGTAGGCCTCCGTCGCGTATCGATCGTGCCCCTGAATCCCGAGCGTCTGACCGCCGCCGAGTGCGAACCCCATGTCCGCGTAACTCGGCAGCAACGCGGTCCACTCCTCGGGCGGTTCGTCGAATTCGACGGCTCCCATCGGTTCCATCGAGACCGTGTACGGGCCGTCG from Natrinema versiforme includes these protein-coding regions:
- a CDS encoding ABC transporter substrate-binding protein yields the protein MGAVEFDEPPEEWTALLPSYADMGFALGGGQTLGIQGHDRYATEAYDELPGVEFDESAVRQLNDNGVDKELFYELEAEAHFMEPNQLLNWYGWSESDVEEIETALGPFFGNFIRRRSDEWHDYRYYDLYEAFELMAEVFQARERYEAFVDLHDEMLATIDERLPAEERPNAMLVYPADLPPTEFHPYRFDDGGVSTKQWRDLGLTDALVASDVGHYTGDGGTVDLETIIEVDPDVLLVRGQEGVSESAFRESIIEPLREDPAASEVTAVQDGAVYNGGYLDQGPIINFYQTERAAKDIYPDAFADATLFDRERVANIITGDF